TCTATTCCAATTCACTGTTCTAGTTCTCTTTCCATTCCCATTCCTTTTGCTAGTTCTCTTCCCATTCCCATTTCTTCTCCAAGTTCCCTTCCCATTCCCTGTCCTAGTTCTCTTCTGATTCCCTATTCTAGTCCTCTTGTCATTCCCATTCCCTGTTCTAGTTCTCTTCCCAATCCCTAGGTTAGTTCTCTTCCCCATTCTCTTGGCTATACCCTGGCTATTTTTGCTGCCCATCTCCTGGACTTATTAAACGATTTGTTTCCTATATTTCTTTCATCCCTGGCCGTGTTCCCTGCATATTTCCTATGGTGGGAGGGGCAGACAGTGCCCTTACAGGGGCATTAAGAGGGGGTAGTACCCAAATTAGTAAGATGGTGTGAGCCCAACACCTGAGGTTCAACCAAAAGTTGTTTGGCCgactggcagtgaaagggtgtaCAGACTCCCAGAAGCCAATGAATGAGCAGCTGTGAGGGGTTCTTGATTGGACAGTGCTGTTAACTCTTTCCTTGCCAGGCTGATTGATGGGGCTCTCAGCATAGAATAAGTGGAGGATGATGTAAAGGGTAAGTGAGCTCATTCTGTTCCTTCCTGTCCGGACCCCCCAGGAAGCGCTGAGCACATTGTACTGAGAGTGATTCTGTGTCAGGCTCCGGAACTGGCACATCCATTGTCTCCGGCCTTGGCTCAGTCTTCTCTGCTCTCCCCATTACCAGAAGGGACTGACAGGCTGCGCAGACAGAGGATTCATTCTTGGGGGGCACATGTATGGCAGGAGCAAGGGGGACTAGACATTAACTACTAAACAACCAGGGCAGAGGGGAATAAAGTGCCAATTGAGCTGTGCTGCTTCTGTATGTGGGATTAATTCATATCCGACATCAGGGAACCAGCAGCATTCACACCCTCTCTGGCACATAGAAGGTTAAATATTGCCAGTTCTGTTTATTCTGTCAGTATTGACTGCCACCTACTGGCCAGAGAGATACAACCAGCACCAGTGAAATGTCCAATGAATGTATATAGGGTAGTTTAGGATTATATTTTATCctttaagcaaacattttatggttttatattttctttattttgatattatttagcgccacctgttggtcacCACCAAGGATTTTCTGATGCCCTTGGTTCCCCCCGGTTGTGAATCCCTAGTGAAAGGGTCTATGCATTTTTATGACTCCTTGTTGTCTTGGTTCCTTCCAGATGACTTCTGCAGTGAAGGTCTATTACAGTCAGACCACCCAAACAGATAGTCGCCCTCTAATTGGCTCAAGCCTAAGAAGGAGGAGGGTCATGACCAAGGATGGGAGGAGCAATGTCCGCATGGACCACATCACAGACAAAGGGTTCCTCTACCTCAAGGACTTGTGGACAACATTCATTGACATGCAGTGGAGGTACAAGCTGCTCCTGTTCTCTGCAACCTTTGCTGGGACATGGTTTATTTTTGGGGTCATTTGGTACTTGGTGGCTCTGGTGCATGGTGACGTCTTAGAATTTAATGCTCCGGCCAACCACACCCCATGTGTCATGCAAGTGCACACGCTCACTGGCGCTTTCCTCTTCTCATTGGAATCTCAGACAACTATAGGCTACGGATTCCGTTACATCAGCGAGGAATGTCCCTACGCTATTATTCTCCTCATTACTCAGCTGGTCCTCACCACCATCATGGAGATCTTTATCACAGGAACATTCTTGGCCAAAATTGCCCGTCCCAAAAAAAGGGCAGAAACCATCAAATTCAGCCAGAATGCAGTGGTGTCCCAGCACGAGGGCAAGTTGTGCCTAATGATTCGGGTGGCCAATATGAGGAAGagtctgctgattggctgccagGTGACAGGAAAGCTCTTGCAGACCCACCTCACTAAAGAAGGTGAGAATGTCCATCTCAATCAGATCAATGTGGACTTCCAGGTGGACACTTCCTCAGACAGCCCCTTTCTCATCCTGCCACTCACCTTCTACCACATTATTGATGAGTCCAGCCCCCTGAGGGACGTGGCCCTTCGCTCAGGAGAAGGGGACTTTGAGCTGGTGGTGATTCTCAGTGGCACCGTGGAACCAACTAGTGCGACTTGCCAAGTGCGGACATCATACCTCCCTGAGGAGATCTTGTGGGGCCATGAGTTCAGCCCAGTGATTTCAGTCTCCTCCAGTGGGAAATATGTGGCTGACTTTAGTCTGTTTGACCAAGTGCTGAAAGTGTCCCCTCCATGCTGCATCCATGAGACAGTACGATTTGGGGATTCAGAGAAGCTCAAGCTGGAAGAGTCTTTTAAGGATAAACCTCAGAAAGAGGGGAGCCCCCTCAGCGTGAGAATCAGCAATGTTTGATCTCCAGGATTAGCTAATTATTACTACTATCATGTTTTCCTCTACAGTAGGTACCTGGCTATCCCCATAAGGGGCCCTATAACTCCTAGGAAATAGTTATGAAACCCACCACTTGAATGTTCCAGAAGGTCACTGGCCATTCTCATGGGTATTGCAGAGGAAGGCTCTATATTACACTGGGCATTTATTTTAGGTTTAGGGGGGGCTTCTTGCCTTGATCTTGAACTCTACTATTTAAGGGAACTGGTGGACATCACTGTGTGGACTAGAGGCACTACAATTGACAACAAGAATGTATTGATTCTTTTACTGAGATCCAAACACCACCATACCCCATTATCCCCTGACTCTAACCCGACTTTAGTCTTGACTCCGCCCAGCACCAATCATTTTGCTTCTTCCCCAGACTGTTGAGCCAACTCTTTGCTTGGCACCTCTTCTAAACTCTATGGCCTTCTTGCTCATTAGCTTCACACGAGTGCCTGTTCCATTGACATAAATGTAATTGGGGCACCCCAGGTTTTACAAATTGAAGATGCTGAGGTGTGTCAGGTTCACTCAAATGGCAGTGACTGGTGTAGAGATCACCCCTTATCTCAGAACATACTTAGAAACTCTCAACCCAAACCCTGTGGAGTCAAGGAATATGGGTCATGGGCATTAAGAGGTTGGCATGCTGCTAGAACCAGTCCCTGATTTGTTGTACAGGAGAGGGGGGCACAGAGGCCTTAATCAGGACAAGATACTTGAGCAGAGGACATTTCTTCATACGATTTGCAGAAATTAGAAATAGTCCAGGAATCAGCAGTACTTAGTCTTCAGTCACCCTTTATTAGTGTATTCCcactcacaacatgtttcgggagctGGTCCCTTTTTGAACTTGAAAATACAGCAATAAAGTCTGATTGCAGAGTAAGTGCTGCtggttcctggtctgtttcttatTTCTACAAATCGAATGTTTATCACATGACGGATGGTGAAACAGCAGGTCTACAAGTATCGGGTTTTTTTCACTCATCCTTCTCTGATTAAGACATTTCTTCATATCATGTTGTACATCACACTGGATGATAAGAGCTGGGGAACCAGTAACTTGTGATTTCTATGATACATTTTGTACTAACGTTGCACCTTAAATaacaatactatatatatatatatatatatatatacgaaccCTATACACATGTGCGTCTCTGTGTTACTGGAACTGCCATTGCAACTCACATGATTTGGTCTCTTCTTCCTCTGAGAAATTGGTTCACCCTAATTCCTGTCAATCACCATTGCAGGCTGCATTCATTGGCTACAACACCTGTGGTCTCT
The sequence above is a segment of the Xenopus laevis strain J_2021 chromosome 8L, Xenopus_laevis_v10.1, whole genome shotgun sequence genome. Coding sequences within it:
- the kcnj10.L gene encoding potassium inwardly rectifying channel subfamily J member 10 L homeolog, with product MTSAVKVYYSQTTQTDSRPLIGSSLRRRRVMTKDGRSNVRMDHITDKGFLYLKDLWTTFIDMQWRYKLLLFSATFAGTWFIFGVIWYLVALVHGDVLEFNAPANHTPCVMQVHTLTGAFLFSLESQTTIGYGFRYISEECPYAIILLITQLVLTTIMEIFITGTFLAKIARPKKRAETIKFSQNAVVSQHEGKLCLMIRVANMRKSLLIGCQVTGKLLQTHLTKEGENVHLNQINVDFQVDTSSDSPFLILPLTFYHIIDESSPLRDVALRSGEGDFELVVILSGTVEPTSATCQVRTSYLPEEILWGHEFSPVISVSSSGKYVADFSLFDQVLKVSPPCCIHETVRFGDSEKLKLEESFKDKPQKEGSPLSVRISNV